One window from the genome of Magnolia sinica isolate HGM2019 chromosome 4, MsV1, whole genome shotgun sequence encodes:
- the LOC131242789 gene encoding ras-related protein RABA2a: MAARRPDEEYDYLFKVVLIGDSGVGKSNLLSRFTRNEFCLESKSTIGVEFATRTLQVEGKTIKAQIWDTAGQERYRAITSAYYRGALGALLVYDVTKPTTFENVSRWLKELRDHADSNIVIMLIGNKTDLKHLRAVATEDAQGFSEKEGLSFIETSALEAVNVEKAFQTILAEIYRIISKKNLSSDEPTPASIKEGKTIVVGGSEANTKKPCCSST; the protein is encoded by the exons ATGGCAGCGAGGAGACCGGACGAGGAATACGATTACTTGTTCAAGGTCGTATTAATCGGCGATTCGGGCGTCGGCAAATCCAATCTCCTCTCGCGATTTACCAGGAACGAGTTCTGCCTCGAGTCCAAATCAACCATAGGCGTTGAATTCGCTACCCGAACCCTTCAG GTTGAGGGAAAAACGATAAAAGCACAGATATGGGACACTGCAGGCCAGGAGCGATACAGAGCGATAACCAGTGCCTATTATAGGGGTGCACTCGGAGCTCTCCTAGTCTACGATGTCACGAAACCAACGACATTCGAGAATGTTAGCCGGTGGCTGAAGGAGCTGCGGGACCATGCCGACTCCAACATTGTGATCATGCTTATTGGAAATAAGACTGATCTGAAGCACCTACGTGCCGTCGCCACAGAGGACGCACAGGGTTTCTCTGAGAAGGAAGGATTATCATTCATTGAGACCTCTGCACTCGAAGCAGTCAACGTTGAAAAGGCTTTCCAGACGATCCTGGCGGAGATATATCGGATCATCAGTAAGAAGAATCTCTCCTCGGATGAGCCCACACCTGCCAGTATAAAAGAAGGAAAGACAATTGTTGTCGGTGGGTCAGAAGCTAACACAAAGAAGCCTTGTTGCTCATCCACATAG
- the LOC131242788 gene encoding ras-related protein RABD1 isoform X2 — translation MSNEYDYLFKLLLIGDSSVGKSCLLLRFADDSYVDSYISTIGVDFKIRTVELDGKTIKLQIWDTAGQERFRTITSSYYRGAHGIIIVYDVTEMESFNNVKQWLSEIDRYATDSVCKLLVGNKCDLVENKVVDTQTAKNGKSAKLRQKCAEHCTDEGAANPAE, via the exons ATGAGCAACGAATA CGATTACCTTTTCAAGCTTCTGCTAATCGGAGATTCATCTGTTGGAAAATCGTGCCTTCTTTTGAGATTTGCT GATGATTCATATGTTGATAGCTACATCAGTACGATCGGCGTCGATTTT AAAATTAGGACTGTTGAGCTCGATGGGAAGACAATCAAGCTGCAGATT TGGGACACTGCAGGACAAGAACGGTTCAGGACCATAACCAGCAGTTACTACAGAGGGGCACATGGAATCATA ATTGTCTATGATGTTACTGAgatggaaagtttcaacaatgtgAAGCAATGGCTGAGTGAGATTGACAGATATGCAACCGATAGTGTATGCAAGCTTCTCGTTGGGAATAAATGTGATCTTGTTGAAAACAAGGTTGTGGACACACAAACAGCAAAG AATGGGAAATCAGCCAAGCTCAGACAGAAATGTGCCGAACACTGTACAGATGAAGGGGCAGCCAATCCAGCAGAATAG
- the LOC131242788 gene encoding ras-related protein RABD1 isoform X1, whose translation MSNEYDYLFKLLLIGDSSVGKSCLLLRFADDSYVDSYISTIGVDFKIRTVELDGKTIKLQIWDTAGQERFRTITSSYYRGAHGIIIVYDVTEMESFNNVKQWLSEIDRYATDSVCKLLVGNKCDLVENKVVDTQTAKALAEELGMPFLETSAKDSINVEQAFVTMVGEIKKRMGNQPSSDRNVPNTVQMKGQPIQQNSNCCG comes from the exons ATGAGCAACGAATA CGATTACCTTTTCAAGCTTCTGCTAATCGGAGATTCATCTGTTGGAAAATCGTGCCTTCTTTTGAGATTTGCT GATGATTCATATGTTGATAGCTACATCAGTACGATCGGCGTCGATTTT AAAATTAGGACTGTTGAGCTCGATGGGAAGACAATCAAGCTGCAGATT TGGGACACTGCAGGACAAGAACGGTTCAGGACCATAACCAGCAGTTACTACAGAGGGGCACATGGAATCATA ATTGTCTATGATGTTACTGAgatggaaagtttcaacaatgtgAAGCAATGGCTGAGTGAGATTGACAGATATGCAACCGATAGTGTATGCAAGCTTCTCGTTGGGAATAAATGTGATCTTGTTGAAAACAAGGTTGTGGACACACAAACAGCAAAG GCACTTGCAGAGGAGCTTGGGATGCCTTTCCTTGAGACGAGTGCAAAGGACTCAATTAATGTGGAACAAGCTTTTGTAACCATGGTTGGGGAGATTAAGAAAAG AATGGGAAATCAGCCAAGCTCAGACAGAAATGTGCCGAACACTGTACAGATGAAGGGGCAGCCAATCCAGCAGAATAGCAACTGTTGTGGTTAG